The Citrifermentans bemidjiense Bem genome window below encodes:
- a CDS encoding 3-dehydroquinate synthase, whose product MKTIQQHFTVAYSFPVIFTSDAFGAGSAALLRVLAGEGERPRVLTVIDSKVLRINPDLLEKLNRFAADHSAEVEILVPPLVMRGGEACKNEPGEVEKIHALVERHGLCRHSFILAIGGGAVLDAAGFAAATAHRGVRLVRMPTTTLSMNDAGVGVKNGVNAFGRKNFTGCFAPPFAVVNDFDFLRLLPARELRAGIAEAVKVALIRDRAFFDFLYASRALLAAFESEVMQRMIVRCAELHLEHIATSGDPFEFGSSRPLDFGHWSAHKLEELTQGEIRHGEAVAIGIALDSLYSFELGMIGELDLRRILATLEGIGFQLYHLALEWVDVEKSLRQFQEHLGGELSIPLLDGIGARSDRHDIDAALYRKCIKTLASRRNQTEKSDDRKKLQPDLPGDPGHLLP is encoded by the coding sequence ATGAAGACCATCCAGCAGCATTTCACCGTCGCCTATTCCTTTCCGGTGATCTTCACCAGCGACGCCTTCGGAGCCGGCAGCGCCGCGCTTTTGCGGGTCCTGGCAGGCGAAGGGGAAAGACCCCGGGTGCTGACCGTGATCGACTCGAAGGTGCTCCGGATCAACCCGGATCTGCTGGAGAAGCTGAACCGTTTTGCGGCGGACCACTCCGCCGAAGTGGAAATCCTCGTTCCCCCGCTGGTTATGCGGGGAGGCGAGGCGTGCAAGAACGAGCCTGGGGAGGTGGAGAAGATCCACGCCCTGGTGGAGCGCCACGGCCTTTGCCGGCACTCCTTCATCCTTGCCATCGGCGGCGGCGCCGTCTTGGACGCGGCCGGGTTCGCCGCCGCCACCGCGCACCGCGGCGTCCGCCTGGTGCGGATGCCCACCACCACCCTTTCCATGAACGACGCCGGGGTGGGGGTGAAAAACGGCGTCAACGCCTTCGGGCGCAAGAACTTCACCGGCTGCTTCGCCCCCCCATTCGCCGTCGTGAACGACTTCGACTTTCTCAGGCTCCTGCCGGCCAGGGAGCTTCGGGCGGGCATCGCCGAGGCGGTGAAGGTGGCTCTCATCAGGGACCGCGCCTTTTTCGATTTCCTCTACGCCTCGCGCGCACTGCTCGCCGCCTTCGAGTCCGAGGTCATGCAGCGCATGATCGTCCGTTGCGCCGAACTGCACCTGGAGCACATCGCCACTAGCGGCGACCCCTTCGAGTTCGGCTCGTCGCGCCCTTTGGACTTCGGGCACTGGTCCGCGCACAAACTGGAGGAGCTGACCCAGGGCGAGATCAGGCACGGCGAGGCGGTCGCCATCGGCATCGCGCTCGATTCCCTCTACTCCTTCGAGCTCGGTATGATAGGGGAGCTCGACCTGCGCCGCATCCTCGCCACCCTGGAAGGGATCGGCTTCCAGCTTTACCACCTTGCCCTGGAATGGGTCGACGTGGAAAAGTCGCTGCGGCAGTTCCAGGAGCACCTGGGAGGGGAGCTTTCCATCCCGCTTCTGGACGGCATCGGCGCCAGATCGGACCGGCACGACATAGATGCGGCTCTCTACCGCAAATGCATCAAGACACTCGCCTCGCGCAGGAATCAGACGGAGAAAAGCGATGACCGGAAAAAGCTGCAGCCTGACCTCCCAGGAGATCCTGGACACCTACTTCCTTGA
- a CDS encoding TatD family hydrolase: MRVIDPHMHLVSRTTDDYLALAYGGIHTVAEPAFWPGYDRASAASFHDYFNQLTVTEPARAARFKIAHYCWIGMNAKEAEHLELAREVIAMLPQYLDRPNALGIGEVGLNKNSRNEIAIFEEQVELAARRNELLLIHTPHLEDKLKGTRIIMDILKNEPRVKPERVLIDHAEEHTIGEIKDNGFWYGLTLYPDSKGSPARAIDAVEIFGPDRICINSSADWSVSDPIATLKCANEMRRRGHPEALAERVFFENPRDFLGQSPKFVLP; the protein is encoded by the coding sequence ATGCGGGTAATTGATCCCCACATGCATCTGGTCTCCCGGACCACCGACGACTACCTGGCCCTTGCCTACGGCGGGATCCACACCGTCGCCGAACCAGCCTTCTGGCCCGGTTACGACCGCGCCTCCGCGGCGAGCTTCCACGATTACTTCAACCAGTTGACCGTGACCGAGCCCGCCCGCGCCGCCCGCTTTAAGATCGCTCACTACTGCTGGATCGGGATGAACGCGAAGGAAGCTGAGCACTTGGAGCTTGCCCGCGAGGTGATTGCCATGCTTCCGCAGTACCTGGACCGCCCGAACGCGCTCGGCATCGGCGAGGTGGGGCTCAACAAAAACAGCCGCAACGAGATCGCCATCTTCGAGGAGCAGGTGGAACTTGCCGCCCGCCGCAACGAACTCCTGCTGATCCACACCCCGCACCTGGAGGACAAGCTCAAGGGGACCCGCATCATCATGGACATCCTCAAGAACGAGCCGCGCGTCAAACCGGAGCGGGTGCTGATCGACCACGCCGAGGAGCACACCATCGGCGAGATCAAGGACAACGGCTTCTGGTACGGCCTCACCCTCTACCCCGACTCCAAGGGGAGCCCCGCCCGCGCCATCGATGCCGTGGAGATCTTCGGGCCGGACCGGATCTGCATCAATTCCTCGGCGGACTGGAGCGTCTCGGACCCCATCGCCACCTTGAAATGCGCCAACGAGATGCGGCGGCGCGGCCACCCTGAAGCGCTGGCCGAGCGGGTCTTCTTTGAGAATCCCCGGGATTTCCTGGGGCAGTCCCCGAAGTTCGTCCTCCCCTGA